The following coding sequences lie in one Primulina huaijiensis isolate GDHJ02 chromosome 2, ASM1229523v2, whole genome shotgun sequence genomic window:
- the LOC140965416 gene encoding branched-chain-amino-acid aminotransferase 2, chloroplastic: protein MMQRIACFQRFPRLHVAEIYGTKIGAGYLTTQAASIASQLCEPCSPNHDEVVDIDWESLGFGLMQTDYMYKMKCGKDEQFKQGQLSSYGNIELSPSAGVLNYGQGLFEGTKAYRREDGGIFLFRPEENAIRMQIGAERMCMPSPSIHQFVDAVKRTALSNRRWIPPAGKGSLYIRPLLIGSGAVLGLAPSSEYTFLVYASPVGNYFKEGAAPLKLYVEDEFHRAMRGGAGGVKTITNYAPVLRAIRRARDRGFSDVLYLNSVDKRNIEEVSSCNVFMVKDNILSTPATNGTILEGVTRKSIMDIASDLGYQVEERPIPIEELLDADEVFCTGTAVGVAPVGSIAYKGNMREYKVNDQLACQKLYSKLVGIQKGIVEDKRGWVVEID, encoded by the exons ATGATGCAGAGGATTGCGTGTTTCCAGAGGTTTCCTCGGTTGCATGTTGCAGAAATTTATGGAACAAAg ATTGGAGCTGGCTATCTCACAACGCAGGCTGCATCCATTGCATCACAATTATGTGAACCATGCAG CCCAAATCACGACGAAGTCGTCGATATCGACTGGGAGAGTCTAGGATTCGGATTAATGCAGACGGACTACATGTACAAGATGAAGTGCGGGAAAGATGAGCAATTCAAGCAAGGCCAGCTGAGCAGCTATGGGAACATCGAATTGAGCCCATCCGCCGGAGTCTTGAACTATGGCCAG GGGCTGTTCGAAGGAACAAAAGCCTACAGAAGAGAAGATGGAGGAATCTTTCTGTTCCGTCCAGAGGAGAATGCGATCCGCATGCAGATTGGCGCAGAAAGAATGTGCATGCCTTCCCCTTCGATCCACCAATTCGTTGATGCCGTTAAACGAACTGCTCTTTCCAACAGGCGATGG ATTCCTCCGGCGGGAAAAGGGTCCTTGTACATTAGGCCTCTGCTCATTGGAAGTGGAGCTGTGCTTGGGTTGGCACCATCTTCTGAGTACACTTTTCTTGTGTATGCTTCCCCTGTTGGGAACTATTTTAAG GAAGGTGCGGCACCCTTGAAATTGTATGTTGAAGATGAGTTCCATCGAGCAATGCGTGGTGGAGCTGGAGGCGTTAAAACCATTACCAATTATGCTCCG GTTTTGAGAGCTATTCGTAGAGCAAGAGACAGAGGTTTCTCCGATGTCTTATACCTCAATTCAGTGGATAAGAGAAACATTGAAGAGGTCTCTTCCTGTAACGTGTTCATGGTGAAG GACAATATTCTTTCCACCCCAGCAACCAATGGAACTATTCTTGAAGGTGTGACGCGCAAAAGCATCATGGATATTGCATCTGATCTCGGTTACCAG GTTGAGGAGCGTCCCATTCCAATTGAAGAGTTGCTCGACGCCGATGAAGTATTCTGCACAGGGACGGCAGTTGGTGTTGCTCCGGTAGGAAGTATCGCTTACAAGGGTAACAT GAGGGAATACAAGGTGAACGATCAACTCGCGTGCCAGAAACTGTATTCAAAACTTGTTGGGATCCAGAAAGGCATTGTTGAAGACAAAAGAGGATGGGTGGTTGAAATTGATTGA